One stretch of Roseimicrobium sp. ORNL1 DNA includes these proteins:
- a CDS encoding WD40 repeat domain-containing protein, which produces MKLPAFSLVAAIIIAYASQGSAKAAGSVTPIGLPMEHPEAVHGVAFSSDGRWIATGCADHFLRLWDASTGQLHGKPLEHEGGVYPVAFSPDSTTVVAGTEKGAKLWEVSTGKCLATLSHPGFVYSLAFRPDGKVILTSSHDSATDGTASLWDATTGKALSDPIENHQRFYAVAFSPNSKIGAVSGNGTLAHLIDGSTGKPLGIDLKHNGSVRSLALSPDSTRLLTGSLDGTGRVWDVSTGQPTTPPLQHSDQVRAAAFNPDGTSVFTGSMDKTARLWDAASGQPLTPPLPHPTGVRCVAFSPDGKLAATGCYGNTAHVWDAKTGKPIGAPIQHGALVRAIAFGPDSRILVTASFDKTARLWRIHME; this is translated from the coding sequence ATGAAGTTGCCAGCATTCTCTCTCGTCGCAGCAATCATCATCGCATACGCCTCCCAAGGATCCGCAAAGGCAGCAGGCTCGGTGACGCCCATCGGACTTCCCATGGAGCACCCTGAAGCGGTGCATGGAGTAGCCTTCAGTTCCGATGGCAGATGGATCGCCACCGGATGCGCGGACCACTTCCTACGCCTGTGGGATGCCTCGACCGGGCAACTGCATGGCAAACCTCTGGAACACGAAGGCGGTGTCTATCCTGTGGCCTTCAGTCCTGACAGCACCACTGTCGTCGCCGGAACTGAGAAGGGGGCCAAGCTCTGGGAGGTATCCACCGGAAAATGTCTTGCTACCTTATCCCATCCCGGATTCGTGTACTCCCTGGCTTTTCGGCCCGATGGCAAAGTCATCCTCACCAGCAGCCACGACAGTGCGACAGATGGAACGGCGAGTCTGTGGGACGCCACCACAGGCAAGGCTTTGAGCGACCCCATCGAGAATCATCAGCGCTTTTATGCAGTCGCGTTTAGTCCCAACTCGAAAATTGGGGCCGTCAGTGGGAATGGTACCCTCGCCCACCTCATCGACGGCTCTACAGGAAAGCCTCTCGGCATTGACCTAAAACACAACGGATCTGTGCGCTCGCTCGCTCTCAGTCCAGATAGTACCCGCCTGCTCACCGGCAGCCTCGACGGCACCGGGCGCGTGTGGGATGTCTCTACCGGACAACCCACCACGCCTCCGCTTCAGCACTCGGATCAAGTGCGTGCTGCTGCCTTCAATCCCGACGGCACGAGTGTATTCACTGGCAGCATGGACAAGACTGCCCGCCTGTGGGATGCAGCTTCGGGACAGCCGCTCACGCCTCCCCTGCCCCACCCCACGGGAGTACGCTGCGTCGCCTTCAGCCCGGATGGAAAGCTCGCTGCCACCGGCTGCTATGGAAATACTGCCCACGTGTGGGACGCCAAGACGGGAAAACCCATTGGAGCCCCCATTCAGCACGGAGCCCTTGTTCGTGCCATCGCGTTCGGTCCAGACAGCCGCATCCTGGTCACTGCCAGCTTCGACAAGACGGCACGCCTCTGGCGCATTCACATGGAGTAG